GGTTATTGTGTGTTTGTTGGGAAAAACTTGGTGTCATGGTGAAGAAAAAAAGCAGCCAGTGGTGTCCAAATCAACAGCTGAAGCTGAATATAAAGCTATGtcacaagttttgagtgagatgttATGGGTAATAAATCTTCTCTCTGAGTTAAAAGTAATAAGAAAGGATCCCCTAAGGTTATGGTGTGATAATAAATCAGCTATCAGCATTGCTAATAATCCAGTTCAGCATGACAGAACCAAGCATGTCGAGATAGACCGCTTCTTCATCAAGGACAAGTTAGATGATGGCATAATCAGGATAAGTTATGTGAGATCTAGAGAACAAGTGGCTGATTGTTTAACTAAGGGTTTAGGTGTCAAGGAGTGTAATTTTGCGTGTGACAAGATGGGAATGATGGATATCTATCAtccatcttgagggggagtgttgggCTGTATATGTGTGAGTAAGTCTGGCCCACGTGGCCCATGTAAACTAGTATATGTATTGTACAGACTAGAGAGGAAGATAGTTATCCAGAAATTTCCCAAATCCACCACATTTCAGAAAAGTATCAAACACTTTTGCTTCTGGAGAAGTGAAGTTGGACCATTCATAAAGAAACCATTCAAAGTCTTATGCGAATGGCCAGAATGACCAGGGAGGATCATTTCCTGCTTCTGGAGGAATGTAATACTAATCAACAGCATGTTAGCATCAATCGCTATGTGTTAATATAGCTCCCGTCTGAAGGCATGTAATGCCAAATTGTCACTAAAATTAAGTTGGAACGGATCAATCCCATCTAATCTAGCCATGGTACGTCTATGACTAGAGTATATATTGACAACGTAACGGCCGGCCGCTACAACCATTCTTGCTGATTTTGTTGAAGCACAAACCACATAGAACATCAGTTCTTGGCTCTTGGTGATTTACTGATTAGAAAATCATCATTCCATGTCAGCATCCACAGCAAAGTTTTATTAGGCACCGGAAGCGGCTATTGTCGTATCCCTTGGGTCACTTCTCTTGCATTGTGCAAAGAGTTGGCCTATAGTATTAGGTGCATATATATTTCAAGTTGGCCATCCACTTGCAAGTTTACGTTTGATGCGCAAAGCATATTTTTGCCGGTAGGTGGATGGATGCATTCTATATATGGAGGCAAGTCACAATCATTTGCGCATTCTTAGCAGCTGGCCGGCATTCTTTCTCCTCTTTTTCTAGATGAGCAGTAAGGAATATTATAACCACAACTACAAGTGAGGTCGTTGCAAAAAAAACTAGAGTATACGTAAGGTCCTGCCTTATCCTGCATAGTATCTACGTGGTAAAATTGTCAAGGTCCTGTCAAATAAGCCAATAGAAAGAAGAGAGGAGGTAAAAATGATAAGTCAAAGAAGAAGGCTCAATGATAAAAAGCCtaatattagagcatctccagccgcgcccccaacaagacCCCCCAGTCAATTTTTcggccgccggcgccaaaaaatcggcccagtcgcgtctCCAGGGGTCCATTTTTCGCcagctcgggccgaaattggcgccggcggactcaaccctaacccggcgcgctggggggcgctcgggggcgccgggcgaatcgtttttggcgcaAAAGCGACGCGGGCCAGCCGCATCAGCGACACCGCCCGCCTCGTCTTCTCCCGACGCCTCGGTTTCCcggggggaatcaatggcaaggctgccgccggtcagatttgccattgattcctcatggggcggcgcgccgacgcctcccctccctcggacGCGTACACACGGATGCGGCGCGGCTATATATGGCCGCACTCGCCTCTGATGAGtgctacctctcccgagcgccgccgcggaGCTCTTCTCCCCCCAGCCACTCCCTCTCCCGATGGCCGAgcgtttccccggagacgaggcggccgccaacggcttcggccgccgttcgctccgcgaacaggagtcctgactcctgttccaggcgaacatcccggcgccgccggacatgcgcgccgggccgacgggctggaggctcagcaatgggggagtgcccattcccccgttgcccgatgcCGTATCCAAACCATCctacttcgccgacgaggtcgagatcgtgcgcgcctccctcaccgacgccgagctctccctcccccattacgccgccgacaaccacgcgacttgggcggcgtacttcgagcgccgccagcagcagcggctggcgtccaccaacggggcgccggtggtcAGCGGcctgaagaacagcgaggggcgccacctgtggtggggcgtccccggccgcacgcttgagggcgtgctgacgcacctcgagGGCAGCAACAACCcaccgttggcgtaccccccggcgagggcggccgcaccggcgcaccgccgacgcgacgggcaatgggcaccaaggaggttcggctcctcctcctcttcctcctcgtcgcgctCTTCGTCTCAATCCTCCGGCACTCCGACGctactcggcgtcaaggccgagcccgcggcggagacgccgctcggccgccgCACTCGCACCGCCGGCATCGTGATCAGCGAGGGCGGCCGGCgagcctcctcgtcggctcctcctccgcgcttcgtcaagccgaagacggagccgggtctcccgccggtgaagacggagccggggctggcgccggtgaagacggagcacggcgaggtcgagctcgacgacgacgtggcccttgaatgggcacgccaagactccctgaagatggcgagggagcACCAGTGCGCCGCCCTGCGGCACTTCGTGCAGCGCCGCCGAGGCTGCGACGAAGGAGGAGTCGTCATCAtcaacgacagcgacgacgacgacgcgccgccgccgccaccagccggggagGGGTCCAGCAGCGGCGCCCGAGTCaaagaggagaaggccgacgatggcggcgacgacggcgacttcTCGGCCTTCGGCAAGTTTTTTTTGATTAGTTTGTATATGTAATGGCGACTACTCGATTTAAATCCGCGAATATAAAGCCCAAGTTTGCTGAAATTTGACGTGTTTTAGTCGAAATTTGGCGTGTTTTAGCCCTTGAATGCTATACAATTTTTTTTCTTCGCGcgtgggggcggccctggggccggcggctggggaccaactcgccccaGACCCATTTTTTGCCCCGGGTcaaccccaggcggcgattttaggcgcccccggGGGGCCAACGGGTGGAGATGCTCCCTCAAGGTGCACCGGCCGTTGGACTAGGTTGTTGAGATAGGTGGCCTAGTCCACCATAGACTATGCACCGTCCCTCATGAAGATAGAAAAATACAAGAGCAGCTTTAGAGCCGGTGTTCATGTGACCTTGCACATCTCAAGGACATTGTGAACATTGATTAATACAGGAGTAGGTTTGAAGCACATAGACAGCCATGTGCCCCGGAAGAATCTTCACCACGAGGGAAAGATCAACCAATTATAAGAgcacaagttggttaaacagaaaggggAGAAGACTTTGAAGTTGTTTTAAGAGTGCGCTGAGACGCGAGTTAGGAGCACAGCCAACCTCAAAAACTCCAACCAACTTCCAAACCACATACTGGCCATGGACGCCAAGCTGATGGTGGCCACAGACGGTGGCGATGTCAACATGTTGAAGGATGGGTTGAACAAGGAGGATGCCATGTCGATGGTTGATGCGACGGCGACGAGTAAGAAGCCTTCCGAAGACAACCCATCCCCAGCTGGTACCATCAATCCCTTGCTTCTGTTATCGGCACGCGAGGGCTCCTCGATGGCACTGAGTGTCCTTTTAGAGAGGGAAGATGCAAAACGTCCACCACTGATGATTATTTCTCAAGAATTTCTCGAGTTGGTAGAAGGAGGCAGCAGCGCTGAAGGAAGAACTGCAGTATCAATTGTTGGTGATGTAGAAGAGGGCGTCGACGACCAGCCTGCTGCTTCACTTGCAGATGGAGCACTCCTCAAGGGCGTCACTCCTGATGGTGATACTGCACTACATGTGGTCGCACAGAATCAGGAGGATGGCAAACATTTCCTGGAGTATGCCGGCATCATCTACGGAAGGGACATGGGGCTCCTGTTTGCGAAGAATCACAAGGGTGACACACCCTTGCATTGTGCTGCCCGAGCTGGGAACTCCAAAATGGTTTCTCATCTCATGGATTTAGCTGCACGTGAGGGCGCTGACACGAAGCTCAGGCTCCTGAGAATGGAAAATAAGCGTCACGAGACGGCCCTGCATGAGGCTGTCCGATTTGAGGATGGTCGATTTCTGGGTCGGAAGGAGAGAAGATCATTGCTTGATACTACTCACACCATTGGAGAAGAAAATAATAAGGAAGCTCAAGCTGCTGCCGGCGCATCGGAAGAAAAGAATATAGTCAAACTACTGATGGGTGCTGATCCAGAGTTAGCTAATTATCCTGCAGATGGCGTTTCACCCTTGTATCTAGCCATCTTGCTAGGGAAGAGCACTATTGCATTGATTCTATACGATAAGAGTGGTGGCAATCTCTCCTATTCCGGAGCTGATGGACAAAATGCCCTGCATGTTGGTGTTCTTCCACACAGAGACTCAGGTACTCACTAAAGGCATCTATATTTTAAAATTTCCTTGTCTACTCCCTCCTTCTATAACATATAGCATCCCCTCGAATTTGAAGCCTAAATTTAACATAAATTTTACTAACAAACTCTAAATTATATAC
Above is a window of Triticum dicoccoides isolate Atlit2015 ecotype Zavitan chromosome 5B, WEW_v2.0, whole genome shotgun sequence DNA encoding:
- the LOC119310028 gene encoding uncharacterized protein LOC119310028, whose product is MDAKLMVATDGGDVNMLKDGLNKEDAMSMVDATATSKKPSEDNPSPAGTINPLLLLSAREGSSMALSVLLEREDAKRPPLMIISQEFLELVEGGSSAEGRTAVSIVGDVEEGVDDQPAASLADGALLKGVTPDGDTALHVVAQNQEDGKHFLEYAGIIYGRDMGLLFAKNHKGDTPLHCAARAGNSKMVSHLMDLAAREGADTKLRLLRMENKRHETALHEAVRFEDGRFLGRKERRSLLDTTHTIGEENNKEAQAAAGASEEKNIVKLLMGADPELANYPADGVSPLYLAILLGKSTIALILYDKSGGNLSYSGADGQNALHVGVLPHRDSGTH